The following is a genomic window from Clostridium fungisolvens.
ATGTTTTATGCATAAACCTCTGTATGCATATTTTATCGCAATTTTTAATAGCAATTATATTCAGTAAAAGTTAAATTATAAAGCTATAATGCTAATTTAAAGTATTATACTTTGAAAAAGTTCCATAATCTTCAACCTTGTTTAGATTCGGACATTTGGCAATAAAGTGGACTATAATATGACAGTTATCCAATTTTGGATATACTTCAAATAGTTTTCTATCGCCATATCTTATAGCTTCCAATGCAAGAGGTAGTTCTTTTCTAAAAATGTAGTCTCTAATAGCAGCCTGGATTGGATTTGTGTCGTTATCTACAGCTAAATAAACATAAAACAAAATGGAACTTTCTTTACTTACCCATTCTCCACGTACTTCATCTCTCATCTCATTAGTTTTATCATAGGCAAAGCTCAAACCTATAGTTAAAAATAATTCTGCTGTAATATCTGAGTGAGTTAATGTACAGTGTCTAGTTAAAATAGGATTGCTTGGTGTAACACCATCCCTAAATTCAACTGAAAGTTTTTCAGGTTTAAATTGCGACATATATTATACCTTCTATTATTTATTTACAAGAATAGTATATGTATATCATTACGCTTTGCTATTTTGATTTATATTTTATTTAGCATCTGTTTCTTATATTGGTTTGGAGTAACATTTTCATATTCTTTGAACTTTTTGATAAAATAACTAAAATTATCAAAACCAACTTCAAAACAAATATCTGATATCTTTTTATCACCATTTTTCAAGAGTTTAGTGGCTTGTTCGATTCTATATTGGTTTATAAAATCTACTATTGTTTTACCTGTATTGGCTTTGAAGAATCTACAAAAATATTGAGGATTCATATTTGCTTGTTTAGCTAAATCCTCTATATACATCTTTTCTGTATATTTATTCTGAATATAATTTATAGTTTTTTTAATGACACTTATTTTATAATTAAGCGATGAAGCTGATGATACCTTATGGACAATGAATTTATTTTCTCTAGCGATGACAGAAAGTATCTTGTATAGTGAAGCTTTGATTCCTATCTCCCAACCGAATTGTTTTTCGGAGCATATATCTAGTATTTCTTTTACTTCTTCTATTACTTTTTTACCCCATATATAATTCTCATCTATTATTAAAGGAAAACGAAAATCACCATTTAGAAGTGGGGTAATATAATTATTTTGGCATGGGTCATTGATTGTACTATTTAAAAAGTTTAAATCAAAAAGTAAAGCATGATGCAAGCTGCCTTCACCATTAATAGTATGAGCTGAATGAAGTTGACCGCTATTTATTATTATAGCTTGGCCTTCCGAAACCTTTGTTGAAACAGTGTCTATTGTATAGATTATAGATCCTTTTTCTACGTAGATGATTTCAAACTCATTATGCCAGTGTAAGTATAGGGTGAAGTTGTTCCAATTTTGATTATATGAATAAAAGGGAATGAGAGAGTTACCTCTATATACGGTTTCTCTTAGAGTATTTTTTTCAGTTTCCATTTGTTAAAGTCACCTCACTAGTGGTCTGCAAAGTCTATTAATTTATAACTCAATAATAATCAGTATAATATTGTGGTTTTTATTTGTGTCAAAATAGTGTTATTTTTAGTTAAAATAGAGCAAGTATTGGTGCTAAAAAATATATATACTACTAATATAAGGTTTACATCGTAAAATAACAAGCAAAAATGCTATGGAGGGAATAATATGTTTGGGAAAATAGTAAGTCATAAAGTAGAAGATAATAAGATACATTTAGAGTTTGAAAAAAATAAAGGTATACTTGAAGTTATAAATCCAATGATTGTGAATGTTTTTTGTCCATTAAAATATAATAATCATTATTCGAGAGCTGTTGAGAATTTGAACATTGAGCAATGTGAGATTTTAGTACAGGAAAAAGGCTCTTACATAGAGATAAAAACAGAGGCATTACTTATTAAGGTATATGAAGATTTTAAAGTAGATTTTTATAACATTGAAGGAAAGATCCTATGTGAAGATTTTAGAGAAGAAAGAGCCCCTTTTATAAGAAGAGGTACCATAAGTGATGCACAAGATGAAGGTCATAATGTAGATAAACAAGCTCATAACCATAAAATTGAAGTTGTTAAAAGGTTATTTGGAGATGAGAAGTTCTATGGTCTTGGAGAAAAAACAGGTCATCTTAATAAAAGAGGTTACTACTATGAAATGTGGAATACTGATGATCCAACACCACATGTAGAAAGTCATAAATCACTTTATAAATCCATTCCTTATTTCATTACTTTAAGAGAAGATAGTACTTTTGGCATATTCTTCGATAATACCTTTAAAACTTACTTTGATATGGGAAAAGAAAACTCCGAGTATTATTACTTTGGAGCTGAAGACGGTAATTTAGACTATTATTTTATTGGTGGCAATAATATACAGGAGGTACTAAAGGGGTATACTGATTTAACAGGAAAGACACCTCTTCCTCAAATGTGGACTCTTGGATATCAACAAAGTAGATGGTCTTATTCTCCAGAAGGCAGAGTTAAAGAAATAGCAAAAAACTTCAGAGAAAAAGATATTCCTTGTGACACAATTCATTTAGACATAGATTATATGGAGAGTTTTAAAGTGTTTACTTGGGATAAAGAAAGATTTCCTGATGAAAAGAAGCTATTAAATGAGCTTAATGAAGATGGATTTAAGATAGTTACCATAATAGATCCAGGGGTAAAGAAAGAAAAAAACTATGATATTTATGAGACTGGACTTAAAAATGGGTATTTTGCCACTGATAAGGATGGAATCACTTATGTAAATAGGGTATGGCCAGGTGATTCTGTGTTTCCTGACTTTTCTAATAAAGATACTAGAGATTGGTGGGCTGAAAATCAAAAGCTTCTATTGAATTCGGGAGTTTCAGGTGTATGGAATGATATGAATGAGCCTGCTAGTTTTAATGGACCATTACCGGATGATGTTCAGTTTGAAAACGAAGGAAGAAATACAGATCACACTGAGATTCATAATGTATATGGACATCTAATGGCAAAGGCAACTTTTGAAGGGATTAAGAAACACAGTGGTAAAAGACCTTTTGTTATAACAAGGGCAGCATATGCAGGAACTCAAAAGTATTCTACTGTATGGACTGGTGACAATCAAAGCTTTTGGGATCACTTAAGGATGTCAATACCTATGCTTTTAAACTTAGGAATGAGCGGTATTAGCTTTTGTGGAGCTGATGTTGGAGGCTTTAGCTTTGACTGTACCCCTGAACTTTTATCGAGATGGGTTCAAGTAGGAGCTTTTACGCCATTATTTAGAAATCATTCAGGTAGCAACACAAGAGATCAGGAACCTTGGGCTTTTGATGAAGAGACCTTAAATATTAATAGAAAGTATATAAAGTTAAGATATTCGCTTCTTCCATATCTATATGATTTATTATGGAGTGGGGAAACTACAGGGTTACCAGTTATGAGGCCACTTGTGCTTCATTATGAAAGAGATAAAGAAGTATATGAGATCAATGATCAATTTTTATTTGGTGAAAACATATTGGTAGCACCTATATTAGAGCAAGGTAAGAAAATAAGAACTGTGTATCTTCCAGAAGGTCAATGGATTGACTATTGGACGAAGGAAGTTATAGATGGTGGAAAGTATATACTTAAGGATGCTCCTCTTGATATATGTCCAGTATTTATTAAAAAGGGAAGTATAGTACCAAACTATCCAGAGCAAAGCTACGTTGGAGAAAAAGATATTAAAGAATTAACACTCGATGTATATCCTGGACAAGGCCAATATGTACACTATGTAGATGACAAAGCAAGCTATAACTACAGAGAAGGTGAATATACTTTATACGAATTTATTATGAAGAGTGATGAAAAAGTTGCAATTGATATAAATATAAAGCATGAAGAGTATAAAGCATATAATAGCTTTAAAGTTATATACAATTGTAATACTATAAAAGAAATATCTTTCAATGAAGAAAAATTAGATTTTTTAGAAAATAATAATAAGATTGAATTTATTATTCCTGCAATAAGTGGTAAGCTTGTAATAAGATAGAGTGTTTAAGAGTTTAAGCGAATAAGTATATTCCAATTAATGTGAGGAGAATTCTAATGAACTTATATAGACCTATATTTCATTTTATGCCTGAAAAAAGTTGGATGAATGACCCTAATGGACCGATATATTATAAAGATGAATATCATTTATTTTATCAGTATAATCCTAATTCTGACCATTGGGATACAATGCACTGGGGACATGCTGTTAGCAAAGATTTAGTTCATTGGACTCACTTACCAATTGCTTTATATCCTTCAAATGAATTAGGTGAAACTCATTGTTTTTCTGGATGTGCGTTAGTAAATGATGAAGGTTTACCAATGATTTTCTATACAAGTGTAGGTGAAAACAAAAGAAATTTTAAAGATGGTGCTGAGCAATGGATTGCCATCAGTAAAGATGAAATGTTCTCTTGGGAGAAACCAAATTTTAATCCTATTATCACTGCAGATATTCATGGAGATATATTAATAAAAGACTGGAGAGATCCTTTTATATGGAAAAAAGATAACCTTTGGTATATGGTACTAGGGGGAGGCCATGATGGTAAAGGCTGTGTGCTAATGTATAAATCTACTAACTTATTAGAATGGCAGTTTATAGATATAATATATGAAACAAATGAGTACGAAATTTTAGAATGCCCTAATATGCTTACTTTTGAAGAGAAATATGTTTTAGTTTATTCTCCTTGTGATGAGGTTAAATATCATATAGGAACAATAGATGAAAATAATAAGTTTTTAATTGAGCATACTGGTATATTAGATAATAACTTTGGAAGAGAAGGATTTTATGCTCCTAATACTTTAGTAGATCCAAAGGGAAGAAATATTATGTGGGGATGGCTTCCTGAGGATTCAAGAAGAGATTTTAAAGGAAATGCTGGATGGGCTGGAGTTCAATCAGTACCTAGAATACTTTCTTTAAAGGATAATGAAACTTTAATAATGGAGCCAGCTGAAGAGTTAAATGCTTTAAGATATGATGAGGAGATATATGAACATTTAATTATCCACGATGAAAAATGGAAACTAGAAACTCAAGGGAGAGCTCTAGAAATTGACTTAAATATTCAAATACAAGGTGATGAACAGTTTTCTTTGAATCTTCTAGAATCAAACGATAGTAGTGAATGCACTATATTAAGTTACAATGCAATGGAAGAAACACTATTATTGGATAGATCTAAGTCAAGTTTATCCGATCTACCTAATAAGTGTAGTCTTAAAGCTAAATTAAGCTGCAAAAAGGAACATAATCTTAATATACGAGTTTTTGTAGATCATTCTACAGTTGAAGTTTTTGCAGATAACTCAATATGCATGTCAACAAGAGTATATCCGACTCTTGAAAATAGCTACAATATTAGTTTTACTCTTAAAAATAGCAGCAAGTTAAATGTTAATAAGTTTAGCATATGGAAAATGCGTTCAATTTGGTAAGTTCATATGAAATAAAAGCACTAGAGTTGCATAAATTCTAGTGCTTTTGTTATTGGCGTTAAAGTACCGTGTTGAAATTAATTGGTTAGCTATCCGATGCTTTAATGAGCTTACGCAAAGAATTAATTTCAACAATATTCTTAACCTTAGCCTTATTATAAATAGGAGCTTTCATATATGAGGGCTAATGTTCCAGTGTTGGGTATAAAATCATAGAAGTATATAAAGCTTAATTCGTTAAGAATCATTATCATGTAGACGAGAATCTAAATATACCTTTTACAAGGGAGATTAATATACAAAGGAGGATTTGCTACATATGAAGCTTCGAAATATAAAGTTACTATCCTTGCTCATTACAATGCTTGTAATCATTATAGTGTCTACATCAACACTGATTGGTATTGGATACACAAAAATGAGTGCAATAAACGACAGTGCAGAGTCAATTTATTCAACTAACTTGATTCCAATTAAATACCTTGGGGATATAAGAAGTAATTTCACAATGACGAGAATAAGTATAGTAAAATGTATATGGGGAAGCTATACTCAAACGGAAGCAGATAAAGTAGTATTATATAAACAGAAAGTTGAAGAACTAGAAAAGGAATATGTTCCAGTAATAGATACTACAGAGGAAAAAAAAGATTATGATTCATATAAAGCAGCTCAAAAGATCTATTTCGAAACCTGGGACCAAATGAAACTTAAAAGAATGCAAAACATAGAAATTACTGATGAGGAAAGAGCTTCTTTCGGTGCAAAAGGCGAGAGCGTAGTAAAAAATCTTGATGAGTTAGTTAAGTTAAATACTGTTCAAGCTAGTGAAGGAAAAGAGCATAGTGAAAATATATATTCAAGCGGAATGAAACTGTTTATATTAATTGGATTAGTAGTAATCGTTATATCAAGTGCCGTAGCCTTAACGATACTTTTAATAATACGAAACTCTAGTAAGGAAATATTAAATAACCTTGCTCTATTAGCAAAAGGTGACTTAACAGCAAAAATTGATGATTCAAGTACTAATGAATTTGGAGTGATGAAAAAAGAATTAAATAAGACTGTAAATAGTATAAGAGAAATTCTTTCTTCAATTAAGAGTAATGCTCTTGTACTTAATGATCAATCTTCATCTCTATCTGCTATTTCAGAAGAAATGACTTCATCTTCTCAAGAAGTTTCAAATGCAGTTCAGGAAGTTGCCAATGGTGCAACAAATCAGGCACAAGATCTTGTATCAACTGCAAGCAGCGTTGAGAGTTTTGGACAAAATGTTGAGATAATAGTTGGTGCAATTGAAAAAGTAGATGAAAAAGCTAAGAATATTGATGATAAGGCTAAGGAAAGTAATATTAAATTAGAGACTTTAGCCAACTCTATTGCAAATCTTAGTACATCATTTAACGGGGTAAGTGGACAAGTTGAAGGCTTAGGAGATAACATTAATGAAGTGCAAAAAATCATTACAATTATTAACTCTATTGCGGACCAAACTAATTTACTAGCACTAAACGCTGCTATAGAAGCAGCGAGAGCTGGAGAAGTAGGTAAAGGTTTTGCCGTTGTGGCAGATGAAATTAGAAAACTTGCAGAAGAATCAAAAAAATCAGCACATAGTATTGATAGCTTACTAAATAAAATACTTAATGAAACTAAAGAAGTTGTATCTAATTCAAATAGTGTTGGAACCGATTTAGATAATCAGATTGTAGTAATTGAAGAATCAATAAATTCATTTAAAGAAATCATTGAAGATATTAATAATATACTTCCTCAAATAGGAGAAGTTAGTACTTCTGCAGTGAATTTAAATAAAGAAAAGTTAACAATTATAAATAAGGTAGAAGCCTCAGCTTCTATTGCTGAAGGAACAGCAGCAACAGCCGAAGAGATAGCTGCTTCAGCTCAACAAATGAATTCTTCAAGTGAAGAAGTGGCTAATTCAGCACAAAATCTTGCTGAGATGACAGAAAATATGGCTAAGAATGTAAGTAGGTTTAAGTTATAATTAAATATTTTGTGAACTCATGTTTAATTAGATTTAGGAGTATGCAGTTTGTATACTCTTTTTTACTTATATATTACAAAATAAATGTTTAGTTAAGAGGACAGGTTACTAAAAAAATATGTTATTATTGTATTATTAGAGAATTAATGTAACAATACAATTTGTATAAATAAATTATATATAATTTTAATTTAAGCATTAATAAAAGAAAGCTTAGAAAAACTTGAGAGGTAAAGCGGTGGCTAAGATATTTGACTTTAATATATTTAAACTAAATAGTGACATAAAACTTACCAATGAACAGAGAACATATATAGATAAAGATATAGCAGTAACGAATCTGAAAAGACTTAGGATAGGGTTAAGTATAACTTCAATCATGGAGATGGTGTTAATATTAGCATATGATTTGCCACGAATTAAAGATATTAATTCTTCTATCAGAGAAATATATATATACTATTTATGGTTACATTCACTTATTATTATAGTCTGCTTATTAGGATTTATATTACTAAATTTATGGAGTAATATAAATAAAACTTTTTCTGTCAAATTTATTGAAAGAGTAATATATTCTACGTTAGGAGCTATATTAGTTCTACTTGCATTAATATCAGGATTAGATCAGATTACTACAGGACAAATTTTAGTTTTTGGTATAAACATAATTTTTAGTGGTTTAGCAATACTCATAAAACCACCATATGAAAATATTATATATACTATCACATTTATGACCTTTATTACAGTTATGATATTCTTTCAGCATAGCTGGAACATATTGATTTCTAATGTTGTTAATGGAAGCTTTTTCTTTGTATCAGCCTTATTTTTAGCTAAGTTCATACATAATAACCAAGTTTCACACATAGCTAAAAATATTAAATTGCAAGACATAAATAGAAAGCTGCAGTATTTATCAGATTATGATTATCTTACTGGAATTCCAAATAGAAGATACTTTATGAAACAGTTAAAAGATTTTGGGTATAATTACGATTTTGCCAGCATTAGAACTTATGTAGTTATAGTGGATATAGACTATTTTAAAAATATCAATGATACCTATGGACATCTAATTGGTGATTACGTTCTAAAGGCTGTAGCTGTGGTACTAAAAAATAATATTAAAGAACAGGATTTGCTAGCTCGCTTTGGTGGAGAAGAGTTTTTGATCTTATTATCAAGCATCAACTTAGAAGAAACCAAAGTTATCTGTGAAAATTTAAGAAGATTAATTGAACAATATACTTTTAATTTTGAGAAAAATACAATAAAAATTACTGCTAGCTTTGGAATTTCTTCAATTGAAAATATTACTGAAGTAGATTTTGACAAAGCATACAGTCATGCAGATAAAGCATTATATGAAGCAAAAAGAAGTGGCCGTAATAAAGTATGCATTTTTAACTTATAATATTAAATGGGTACGTAATTGAAAAAACAGTGATAAAAGTCATGAAGTTATGGAATTCATAGTTTTATGACTTTTACTTTTAAAAAGTATATAAGAAGTATTAAAATTTAATGCATACTAACGTAATATGATTTACTATAATAAACATATAAATAGAGATTTATATGAAACTAACGTTCAAAAGATATTCATATTTAAAAAAGTTGAAACACTATATAAATTAGTTTAATTTAAAATAATACAACAGGAGGATAGAATATGTCAAAGTTAATATTTTTAGGTACAAATGGATGGTATGATTCAGAAACTGGAAATACACCATCTGTTCTAATTGACTGTGAACGCTATTATTTAATATTAGATGCTGGTAATGGAATTTCTAAGTTGAATAACTATATAGATTCTGATAAACCTGTTTATTTATTTTTAAGCCATTTTCATTTAGACCACATATCAGGATTGCACACACTAGTTAAAAATAAATTTTCTAAAGGATTATATATTATAGTACAAGGTGGAGGAAAAGAATTTTTGCAAAAATTTATTAACACACCTTTCACAGTACCAATAGAACAACTTCCCTTCGAATTAGAGATAATAGAGGTTGATAAAAATGTAGATGGGCTTCCTTTTAAAGTAAGTTTTTTGCCATTAAAACATAGTATAGATGTTTTAGGTGTTAGATTGGAAATAGACAATAAGATTATTACATACTGTACTGATACTGGTGAATGCCAAAATGCAGTTACCTTAGCTAAAGATGCAGATATATTAATTACAGAATGCAGTATGGCACCAAATATAGAGAAAGATGCTAATGTACATCTTAATCCTCAAATGGCAGCAAGGATTGCAAAAAGATCTGAAGCTAAAAATCTTTACTTAATGCATTTTGATGCAAGTACTTATACTAATAAAAAAATGAGGATTGAAGCAGAATTGAATGCAAAAGAGACTTTTACTAACACTTTTGCAGCCTTCGATGGTTTGGAAGTTGAATTTTAATAAAATATATTACTGAGTTAAGATATTTTGAAGTGCATAATTAACTAAAAAATGAGTTTTACCTCTATACATGTAATATGCAGCTGCATTAGCTGATATCTTGAAGTTATATAACATAAGCTAATCTAGTTGGCAATATTATGTTATAATTATTCAATATAGTAAGACTATAAATATCAGATTTTTATGTGTAAACAGATGTACCAGTTCGAACCGAAATCTTCTTGCAAATATCCTCTGGTTCTAAGAGGAGATTTTGAAAATATAAATTTTAATGCGAAGTGGCACATCCACATATTGCAATGATTACAAGTAAATAGCTTAATCAAATTCATAAATGTTTTTAAGTTTAATTCAATAACATACGTGGAGGATAAACTCGATGATTTGGAAAATTAAAACCTTTGATCAATTAACTGGTGAAGAAGTATATAAACTTCTTAAATTAAGAAGTGAAGTTTTCGTGGTAGAACAAAATTGTATCTATCTAGACCCAGATGGTAAAGATAAATACTCATACCACTTATATTTAGAAGATGAGGGAGAAATTGTGGCTTGCACAAGACTATTAAATAAAGGTGTTGCATATAGACAAGCCTCAATAGGCAGAGTGATAGTAAAAAAAGATTATAGAGGAAAAGGTATATCCAGAGAAATGCTTTTAAAAGCCATTAACTTCATAGAGGAAACTATGAAGGAAACAGAAATAAAAATTCAAGCGCAAGCATATTTATTTGATTTTTATGGAAGCCTTGGGTTTAAGGCAATTTCTGAAGAGTATTTAGAAGATGGTATTCCTCATATAGATATGCTTTATAAAAGTTAATATAAATATAATTCCATGAACTATGTTTAATTTTGATTAGTTATTTATATGCAAAATTTTATATATGGTTAGTTTTTTCAACATATTCATGGGCTTCTTCATAACCCTATTTGCTGCAGCATCTATCAAGAAAAGATCTAAAAATTGGGCTATATTTGTAACATGTCATAAGATTATTAGAGAAGCCTTTAGCGACTTCTCTAATGAAATCTAAATAGCTTTTCTAATTTTATCTAAATCTATAATAAAAAAGTTTGAATTAAAAATGTAGTTACTCGGCAGAATTATTCTAAAAGTATGAAGAAATGCATATAATATAGTCTGAAATATTATAAAAAGTCAGAATATTGGGTAAAATATATATAATTATAGTTTTTAATAGTATATCTTACTAATAATTATACAAAAAATTAGACGGGTGGTGTATAAAACAGTGATAGATATTGGAGAAGAATTTTTATCGATGCATCCTGCACAAAGAAAATGGATTAATGAATGTAGTATGTGCCATCATAGAGGATACAAGCCAAACATATTGGAACAGCTATATCCTTATCCACCAGCAGAAACAAGAAATTTGCGTTGTTATTTTAAACCGCTTGCACTAAATGAAAATGGCGTTTGTGAAGATTGTCATAAACTTCTGAAACAGAAACAAAATAAAAATTATTAATCATAGCTATAACTAAATTTAATACTTCAATGATTGATTTAATTCTTGGTAATAAATTATTACTTCTTTTTACGGATACGAGGTAATATCTATATTGACAACTAATAAATGAAGTTCAATAAAGCGGAGACTTTCAAGGTGTATGTTTTATAGTATAATTATACATATAATACTAACATTACAAGAGATGTAATTATGAATAAAAATTTGAACAAAGAGATTATATAGACTGCAGATAATGTACTTGATATGTTGGACAACCTTATTTTCAATGATTAGAATTTGAAGAAATGAAAGAATCAACTGATGAAAATATCTTTACAAAATCTTTTTTTATGATATGTATTAATGAAAAAGAAATCATAAGTTTTCCGAGTTTTAGGAAACGTCTAGATTTTAAATAAAATTTCACTTTTGTTTAAAATTAATAAAAGATATATTGTTAGAGTTAAGTGAGGTGTCATATGGGATTTGATGAATGTGCAAAAGAATGGGACACAGAGAGACGGATTTCTAGAACAATAATTATAGCTAGGGAATTGGAAAACTTTATTCCAATCAACAAAAGACTTTCTGCTATGGAGTTTGGATGTGGAACAGGCCTTATAAGTTTTAATCTGCATGATAGGTTAAAAGAGATAACACTTATCGATTCCTCAGAAGGGATGCTTGATATAGTTAAATCGAAAGTTGAAAATTATAAGGTTAACAACGTAGTGATTAAAAATTTAGATATAGCAACAAATAATTTATTTGATGAGAAGTATGATATAATATATAGTTCAATGGTACTCCATCATATTAATGATACCCAAAGTATAATAAGTAAACTTTATGAACTTCTTAATAATGAAGGATATCTTTGTATAATTGATTTAAATAAAGAGGATGGTA
Proteins encoded in this region:
- a CDS encoding class I SAM-dependent DNA methyltransferase, which encodes MGFDECAKEWDTERRISRTIIIARELENFIPINKRLSAMEFGCGTGLISFNLHDRLKEITLIDSSEGMLDIVKSKVENYKVNNVVIKNLDIATNNLFDEKYDIIYSSMVLHHINDTQSIISKLYELLNNEGYLCIIDLNKEDGKFHRNETGFQGHNGFNQDDIIRIFENTGFKEVTAHTFYVDTKDVGDEIVEYSLFIIKGKK